A genome region from Labilibaculum antarcticum includes the following:
- the cobA gene encoding uroporphyrinogen-III C-methyltransferase codes for MNPKRGKVSIVGAGPGDPELITLKSIRAIENADVVLYDYLVNKELLAYCKSDCEIIYVGKRNKQHTYPQEEINGMLIELGLAGKKIVRLKGGDPFVFGRGAEEILGLKEHDIEFEVIPGITAGFAVPGAAGIPVTLRNVASSVAFFTGHQCDNHKTEIQWDKIATGIDTLVFYMGVTQAARIVRNLMANGRKPETPVAMIRWGTLPEQEVLKGTLGNIVAKMEEHDFKPPAIFIVGEVVAYSEQLSPLINQMAETEI; via the coding sequence ATGAATCCTAAAAGAGGTAAAGTGAGCATTGTTGGTGCTGGTCCGGGCGATCCTGAATTAATCACACTGAAGTCTATTCGCGCCATTGAAAATGCAGACGTAGTACTATATGATTATTTGGTAAACAAGGAATTGTTAGCCTATTGTAAATCTGATTGTGAAATTATTTACGTTGGGAAAAGGAACAAACAACATACCTATCCACAGGAAGAGATCAATGGAATGCTGATTGAGTTAGGATTAGCAGGAAAGAAGATTGTACGATTGAAAGGTGGAGACCCATTCGTATTTGGTCGTGGCGCGGAAGAGATATTGGGTTTGAAAGAACATGACATTGAGTTTGAAGTGATTCCTGGTATTACGGCAGGATTTGCTGTTCCTGGAGCCGCTGGTATTCCTGTTACATTGAGAAATGTGGCTTCTTCAGTAGCTTTTTTCACAGGACATCAGTGTGATAATCACAAAACAGAAATTCAGTGGGATAAGATTGCTACGGGTATTGATACTCTTGTTTTCTATATGGGGGTTACACAGGCAGCACGAATTGTTCGAAATCTGATGGCAAATGGCAGGAAACCAGAAACACCGGTTGCCATGATTCGTTGGGGAACTTTGCCGGAACAGGAAGTGCTAAAAGGAACTTTAGGAAATATTGTGGCAAAGATGGAGGAGCATGATTTTAAACCACCGGCAATATTTATTGTTGGGGAAGTAGTCGCCTATTCAGAACAATTATCACCACTGATTAATCAAATGGCCGAAACAGAAATTTGA
- a CDS encoding sirohydrochlorin chelatase produces MNRKGILLCGHGTRKERGARAFQEFAERFASQVTDYEVEYGFLELSEPDFETGVKRLLEKGVLEIIAIPVFLFTGVHMERDIPYALNGLQDKYKVKIQLANYIGTCNEMVEYGVQLISETLKNKDWKIDDTAFLGLGIGASKAEANADLAKMTRLIQEKQNYPFAVNAYTSNMTYPALPVVLDWLKVLPFKNIVMLPFVFFPGVYMDKANDTMEVFAKENPDKNIAIAPLLGDVNGLFEVLNTRLQEVLDGKVDLVATTVLTGVEPHNHHGHDHGHSHDHGHHHQ; encoded by the coding sequence ATGAACAGAAAAGGAATTTTACTGTGTGGGCATGGAACCCGCAAAGAAAGAGGAGCAAGAGCTTTTCAAGAGTTTGCAGAGCGATTTGCGTCTCAAGTTACGGATTATGAGGTTGAATATGGATTTTTGGAGCTGTCTGAACCGGATTTTGAGACGGGTGTGAAGCGATTGCTTGAAAAAGGAGTCTTAGAGATTATTGCTATTCCTGTCTTTTTATTTACAGGAGTGCATATGGAAAGAGATATTCCTTATGCCTTAAATGGCCTTCAGGATAAATATAAGGTGAAGATTCAGTTGGCCAATTACATCGGGACATGTAATGAAATGGTTGAGTACGGAGTGCAGCTCATAAGTGAAACTCTTAAAAATAAGGATTGGAAGATTGATGATACTGCATTTCTGGGACTAGGTATTGGAGCTTCCAAAGCCGAGGCCAATGCCGATTTGGCGAAGATGACCCGTTTGATTCAGGAAAAACAGAATTATCCTTTTGCTGTTAATGCCTACACGAGCAACATGACTTATCCGGCATTGCCTGTGGTATTGGATTGGTTGAAGGTCTTGCCGTTTAAAAATATTGTGATGTTGCCTTTTGTATTTTTTCCTGGAGTTTATATGGATAAAGCAAATGATACGATGGAGGTTTTTGCAAAAGAAAATCCGGATAAGAACATCGCAATTGCACCCTTGTTAGGTGATGTGAATGGATTGTTTGAGGTATTGAATACAAGATTACAAGAAGTGTTAGACGGAAAAGTTGATTTGGTAGCAACTACTGTTTTAACCGGGGTGGAGCCACACAATCATCATGGACACGATCACGGGCATAGTCATGATCACGGACATCATCATCAATAA
- the cobI gene encoding precorrin-2 C(20)-methyltransferase, whose translation MSGKVFGVALGPGDPELITVKALNCLKKSEKIYYPATQSSKGNQDSFSLVILKQLDVEEKKFIPINVPMSKDRSHAVKAYADLFLKVQKDVEEGKQVSVVSEGDISFFSTFSYLLEDFRKNSVDFEMIPGVPAFILGGSVGKLPLVTQNDKLLVAPDLENKPELKALLAQNQTVVLMKISKVREWIKEFIEESKLQFFYGEYLGTEKQFTCTDMDSLRDRQIPYFAILIFYGNK comes from the coding sequence ATGAGCGGAAAAGTGTTTGGTGTAGCGTTAGGACCGGGAGATCCTGAGTTAATAACGGTGAAAGCCTTGAATTGTTTGAAGAAATCGGAGAAGATTTACTATCCGGCAACGCAATCATCAAAAGGAAATCAGGATAGTTTTTCATTGGTGATTTTGAAGCAATTGGATGTAGAGGAGAAGAAATTCATCCCTATTAATGTACCGATGAGTAAAGATCGATCGCATGCGGTGAAGGCTTATGCTGATTTGTTTTTAAAAGTACAGAAAGATGTTGAAGAAGGCAAACAGGTATCAGTTGTGAGTGAAGGTGATATCTCATTTTTCAGCACATTTTCCTATTTGCTTGAAGATTTCAGGAAGAATAGTGTCGATTTTGAGATGATTCCGGGAGTTCCGGCATTTATTTTAGGAGGCTCGGTAGGCAAACTGCCATTGGTCACTCAAAACGACAAGCTTCTGGTTGCTCCCGATTTGGAAAATAAGCCGGAGCTAAAGGCTTTACTTGCTCAAAATCAAACGGTGGTTTTAATGAAAATTTCGAAGGTTCGCGAGTGGATTAAGGAATTCATTGAAGAAAGCAAATTGCAATTTTTTTATGGGGAGTATTTAGGAACCGAGAAGCAATTTACCTGCACTGATATGGACAGCTTGAGGGACAGGCAAATTCCATATTTCGCCATTTTAATTTTTTACGGAAACAAATAA
- the cobJ gene encoding precorrin-3B C(17)-methyltransferase produces MPNILGKITVAGLGPGSPDLFLNPAIDAIREADVVIGYKYYFQFIESFLKEGTECMDTGMRQEVQRAEKAFELAETGKDVVVISSGDAGIYGMASLVFEMAEKTQSKVELRVIPGISAFQAAAAKLGAPLSHDLVILSLSDLLTSYALIEKRIKAAVMGDFVTAIYNPKSKKRYWQLYRLRELFLEEREETTPVAIVRQVARAEEQITLTNLRDFDPEMVDMFSLVIIGNSQSYISGDRFITPRGYYDKEEETGRPGPLIMQESFRTIASELKGMDLPLETKWMLLHCIHTSADFELAKILKVQNNAAPKLNEYLQKGGVIITDVTMVQSGIRKKACERMGVEIKCYLHDPRTMELSEKHGITRTQAGVRLAVEEHPDAMYVFGNAPTALIELTDLMRSKNIRPAGIIAAPVGFVNVKESKHRVKSFTDLPAVIIEGRKGGSTLAATIVNAILSLEDAYDLKPGRDV; encoded by the coding sequence ATGCCAAATATACTTGGAAAAATAACCGTTGCAGGCCTCGGACCAGGAAGTCCGGATCTATTTTTAAATCCGGCAATAGATGCAATAAGAGAAGCCGATGTGGTGATAGGATACAAATATTATTTCCAATTCATAGAATCATTTCTAAAAGAAGGAACAGAATGTATGGATACGGGAATGCGTCAGGAGGTGCAGCGTGCCGAAAAAGCTTTTGAATTGGCTGAAACAGGAAAAGATGTTGTTGTAATCAGCTCGGGAGATGCCGGGATTTACGGAATGGCATCGCTTGTTTTCGAAATGGCTGAGAAAACGCAATCGAAAGTAGAGTTAAGAGTTATACCGGGAATTTCTGCTTTTCAGGCGGCAGCAGCAAAATTGGGCGCTCCACTTAGTCACGATTTGGTTATTCTTTCCTTGTCGGATTTATTGACCAGTTATGCTTTGATCGAAAAGCGCATTAAAGCGGCAGTAATGGGCGATTTTGTAACAGCAATTTACAATCCTAAAAGCAAGAAAAGATATTGGCAATTGTATCGCTTACGGGAATTGTTTTTGGAGGAAAGAGAAGAGACAACACCAGTTGCTATTGTGCGTCAGGTGGCTCGTGCCGAGGAACAAATTACTTTGACAAACTTACGCGATTTCGATCCTGAAATGGTAGATATGTTCTCGCTTGTAATTATTGGAAATTCACAAAGCTATATTTCTGGTGATCGATTTATTACACCACGCGGATATTACGACAAAGAAGAGGAAACGGGAAGACCGGGACCATTGATTATGCAGGAAAGCTTCAGAACCATTGCTTCCGAATTAAAAGGAATGGATTTGCCTTTGGAAACAAAATGGATGCTCTTGCATTGCATTCATACATCTGCGGATTTTGAATTGGCTAAGATTTTGAAAGTTCAGAATAATGCAGCTCCGAAATTGAATGAATACCTTCAAAAAGGGGGTGTAATCATTACCGATGTTACCATGGTTCAGTCGGGAATTCGCAAGAAAGCCTGCGAGAGAATGGGAGTAGAGATCAAGTGTTATTTGCACGATCCCCGAACCATGGAATTGTCCGAAAAACATGGCATCACCCGCACTCAGGCTGGAGTTCGTTTAGCAGTTGAAGAGCATCCTGATGCAATGTATGTGTTTGGAAATGCACCAACAGCCTTGATTGAGTTAACTGATTTAATGAGAAGTAAAAACATTCGACCAGCTGGTATAATTGCAGCTCCGGTAGGCTTTGTTAATGTAAAAGAATCAAAACACAGAGTGAAGAGTTTTACAGATTTACCTGCTGTGATTATTGAAGGACGAAAAGGTGGTTCTACATTGGCAGCAACCATCGTGAATGCCATTTTAAGTTTGGAAGATGCTTACGATTTAAAACCTGGAAGAGATGTTTAA
- the cbiE gene encoding precorrin-6y C5,15-methyltransferase (decarboxylating) subunit CbiE → MFNFYIIGIPDRMEVSLSDEVKEVLQNHHYFSGGKRHRDLVASYLPENAKWIDIVVPLEGTFMVYEQIDQPIVVIASGDPLFFGIGNTIKRRFPDTKIKVYPYFNSLQLLAHEFQLAYGEMTICTLTGRDWVNLDQELIQGKKCIGVLTDKKKTPATIAARMLEAGFDNYKMIVGSKLGGDEQYCTEISLQNVIDKDFAHPNCLILIQQKEIKRTLGIHEADFHILNGRPKMITKRSIRLNSISFLELNDAKHLWDVGYCTGSVSIEAKQFAPHLQVTAFERREESKELLKLNQRKFCVPGIEGIHDDFFNIDLSTIKKPDRIFIGGHGGKLNEMMQRLHAVLQEDGIIVFNAVSEATKQDFLQAAKELQMEITDQMSLQQDDFNPIVIYQARKRCNHEGVESKARSSTKE, encoded by the coding sequence ATGTTTAATTTTTACATCATAGGAATACCGGACCGAATGGAAGTGAGTCTTTCTGATGAGGTGAAGGAAGTGCTGCAAAATCATCATTATTTCTCGGGGGGAAAGCGTCACAGAGATTTGGTAGCTTCTTATTTGCCGGAGAATGCGAAATGGATTGACATAGTTGTTCCATTGGAAGGGACGTTTATGGTTTATGAGCAGATTGATCAACCCATTGTGGTGATAGCTTCCGGAGATCCTCTGTTCTTTGGTATTGGGAATACAATTAAGCGCCGTTTTCCGGATACAAAAATAAAGGTGTACCCTTATTTCAATAGTTTGCAGTTGCTGGCACATGAGTTTCAATTGGCTTATGGCGAAATGACAATTTGCACCCTGACTGGAAGAGATTGGGTGAATTTGGATCAGGAGTTGATTCAGGGTAAAAAGTGCATTGGTGTTCTTACTGATAAGAAAAAAACACCAGCTACTATTGCTGCAAGAATGTTGGAAGCTGGTTTCGATAATTACAAGATGATTGTTGGTTCAAAACTGGGTGGTGATGAGCAGTATTGCACTGAAATTTCATTACAGAATGTTATTGATAAGGACTTTGCTCATCCGAATTGCCTAATTCTAATTCAGCAGAAGGAGATTAAAAGGACATTGGGCATTCACGAGGCTGATTTTCACATTTTGAATGGTAGGCCAAAGATGATTACCAAGCGAAGCATCCGATTGAATTCCATTTCATTTTTAGAATTGAATGATGCAAAACACCTTTGGGATGTAGGATATTGCACGGGGTCGGTTTCTATTGAAGCCAAGCAATTTGCACCACATTTGCAGGTGACTGCTTTCGAGCGAAGAGAAGAATCCAAAGAGCTTTTGAAGTTGAATCAACGAAAGTTTTGTGTACCCGGAATAGAAGGCATTCATGATGATTTTTTCAATATCGACTTATCGACAATTAAGAAGCCCGATCGGATTTTTATTGGCGGGCACGGAGGTAAATTAAACGAAATGATGCAGCGTTTGCATGCGGTTTTGCAAGAGGATGGAATCATCGTTTTTAATGCTGTTAGTGAAGCAACAAAGCAGGATTTTCTGCAGGCAGCAAAAGAACTTCAAATGGAGATTACCGATCAGATGAGTTTGCAACAGGATGATTTTAATCCGATTGTGATTTATCAGGCTAGAAAAAGATGTAACCACGAAGGAGTAGAAAGTAAGGCACGAAGTAGCACAAAGGAATGA